In the Desulfosporosinus acidiphilus SJ4 genome, ATTCCATTTTAACCAGTGGAGCCCCTGAAGCAGTAAATCATAAGGGAGCCCCCACCCTGTGGCCATGGCAAATATCCAAAGTGCCCCCAGAACCATGAGAACTCCCAAAATAAAGGCTAACAAGTGTCGTCCTCCTTTCAGAAGCCCCCCCTGGAATTTCCAGAGGGGGCATTTTCTTTACTTCAGACGAAAGTCTTCTTCTTTGCTTTCCAATACCGGTTTAAAATTAACTCCTTGCACATGTACATTGGCCTCAACAACAGCAAGACCTGTCATACTCTCAATGGCTTCCTTTACTGCTTCTTGTACCTTATAAGCAACTTCTGGAATTGATACGCCATACTCCACAACAATAAAGAGATCTACGGCAACCTCATGTTCGCCAACCTCAACCTTGACCCCTTTGGATAAGTTCTTATTTCTGCCTAACATCTGAGCAAGGTCTCCCACAAAACCTCCGCTCATGCCAACGACACCCTCAACCTCTGAAGCTGCTAATCCGGCAATGACCTCTACAACTTCGTCGGCAATTCGGATAGAACCGAGAGAGTTTTCCGTTTCCAGACTTTCCATTTCTTCACCTCCAGATAAAC is a window encoding:
- a CDS encoding Asp23/Gls24 family envelope stress response protein; protein product: MESLETENSLGSIRIADEVVEVIAGLAASEVEGVVGMSGGFVGDLAQMLGRNKNLSKGVKVEVGEHEVAVDLFIVVEYGVSIPEVAYKVQEAVKEAIESMTGLAVVEANVHVQGVNFKPVLESKEEDFRLK